A single region of the Fibrobacter sp. UWP2 genome encodes:
- a CDS encoding RNA polymerase sigma factor RpoD/SigA, with amino-acid sequence MNSNARTRDERDIYFQYLSEISKYPLLTKEQEKVLLKKIKEGSRAALDLLVKSNLRFVVNIANLYKGQGLEVGELISEGNMGLIEAARRFDPNQKIKFISYAVWWVRQNITRAIAEKGRMVRISAEKELVLRRFSKKGGKLRQVVGGGYVLDPDSLVGVSKYKADSIEKILMMGCRTASLEAPVGEDGDSTLGECLAAEDVRSDEVAEKIDRSEVFEKVMSQNLSAQEKDIIKLYFGFNMDADLNLKEIAPMVGLSKERVRQLKETALAKLRNDQIERLLNEAA; translated from the coding sequence ATGAATTCGAATGCACGTACAAGAGATGAAAGGGATATTTACTTTCAGTACTTGAGCGAGATTTCCAAGTATCCTCTGCTTACCAAGGAACAGGAAAAGGTTCTCCTCAAAAAAATCAAGGAAGGCAGCCGCGCCGCCCTGGATTTGCTCGTCAAGTCCAACCTGCGTTTTGTGGTGAATATTGCCAACCTTTACAAGGGCCAGGGCCTCGAAGTGGGCGAACTCATTAGCGAAGGCAATATGGGCCTTATTGAAGCCGCCCGCCGTTTTGACCCGAACCAAAAAATCAAGTTTATTAGCTACGCCGTCTGGTGGGTTCGCCAGAACATCACCCGCGCCATTGCCGAGAAGGGACGCATGGTCCGCATTAGCGCCGAAAAGGAACTGGTGCTCCGCCGCTTTAGCAAAAAGGGCGGCAAGCTCCGCCAGGTCGTGGGTGGCGGCTACGTGCTGGATCCCGACAGCCTCGTGGGCGTTTCCAAGTACAAGGCCGACTCCATCGAGAAGATTTTGATGATGGGTTGCCGCACCGCTTCCCTCGAAGCCCCGGTTGGCGAAGACGGCGACTCCACCTTGGGCGAATGCCTCGCTGCCGAGGACGTGCGCTCTGACGAGGTTGCCGAGAAGATCGACCGTAGCGAAGTCTTTGAAAAGGTGATGTCGCAGAACCTTTCCGCCCAAGAGAAGGACATAATCAAGCTTTACTTTGGTTTCAACATGGATGCCGACTTGAATCTCAAGGAAATTGCCCCGATGGTGGGACTCTCCAAGGAACGCGTGCGCCAGCTCAAGGAAACCGCTTTGGCAAAGCTCCGCAACGACCAGATTGAACGTTTGCTGAATGAAGCCGCCTAA
- a CDS encoding S41 family peptidase — MNFGILNFRNFFVASLSALCLANAATDKQTPPGDFYDEVSRLNKVLSEVNRKYVEDVNPTELTDAALNGIRNILDPHTTVFTPKDYEGLKVSMEGKFGGVGITISLRDNILTVISPLSGTPAFRLGIRAGDRIRKIDGKDTKGLSLDDAVSKLRGKIGTDVTVSIEREGVPDLMDFTITRAEIIVHAVPYYGMVTSDIGYIKLATFSDKTTSDVENAIKNLQKQGMKKIILDMRYNPGGLLNQAIEISELFLKKGNVIVSTRGRTQRTESRARRDGMVKADMPMVVLVNQGSASAAEIVSGALQDWDRALIVGKTSFGKGSVQTIFPLDNQGNALKLTTAFYYLPFGRCINKPENGIKGLSLQDEEEAEEEGAEVKDTAKADTAKRDTFYTNNGRMMFGGGGITPDVDVELSPMPWVMQVQERMAMYFKFAVKARPGLDASGVKIDANWNVPDSLYKQFKEYCMKDTNFMKVKSNALVGVDQLEKSIIREQNYMGDSSKTVSDSVLATRISEMRKALEANRDAQFDENKEYIKDGIKRELLTAMVNDSVSTAFSLKRDEQLKEAIKYLSDMNLYKKAISAPDKKAAKKNDKAKKSDKAKK; from the coding sequence ATGAATTTTGGTATACTGAATTTCCGCAACTTTTTTGTTGCCTCCCTTTCTGCCTTGTGCCTTGCCAATGCCGCAACCGACAAGCAGACCCCTCCCGGTGATTTTTACGACGAAGTCTCCCGACTCAACAAAGTCCTCTCCGAGGTGAACCGCAAGTACGTTGAGGACGTGAACCCCACGGAACTGACCGATGCCGCGCTGAACGGCATCCGCAACATTTTGGACCCGCATACCACGGTGTTTACCCCCAAGGACTACGAAGGCCTCAAGGTCTCCATGGAGGGCAAGTTCGGTGGCGTGGGCATTACCATTAGCCTTCGCGACAACATTTTGACGGTGATTTCCCCGCTTTCGGGAACGCCCGCCTTTAGGCTAGGCATCCGTGCCGGCGACCGCATCCGCAAAATTGACGGCAAGGACACCAAGGGACTCTCCCTGGACGACGCCGTGAGCAAGCTTCGCGGTAAGATCGGCACCGACGTGACGGTTTCCATTGAACGCGAGGGCGTGCCCGACCTCATGGACTTCACCATTACCCGTGCCGAGATCATTGTTCACGCGGTGCCCTACTACGGCATGGTCACAAGCGACATTGGCTACATCAAGCTGGCGACCTTTAGCGACAAGACGACGAGCGATGTGGAAAACGCCATCAAGAACCTGCAAAAGCAGGGGATGAAGAAGATTATCCTCGACATGCGCTACAACCCGGGTGGCCTTTTGAACCAGGCCATCGAGATTAGCGAACTCTTCCTCAAGAAGGGCAACGTGATTGTGAGTACCCGCGGTCGCACGCAGCGCACCGAAAGCCGCGCCCGTCGTGATGGCATGGTCAAGGCGGACATGCCGATGGTCGTGCTTGTGAACCAGGGGTCTGCGAGTGCTGCCGAGATTGTGTCGGGTGCCTTGCAGGATTGGGACCGCGCCCTCATTGTGGGCAAGACCTCCTTTGGTAAGGGCTCGGTGCAGACGATTTTCCCGCTCGACAACCAGGGTAACGCCCTCAAGTTGACGACCGCCTTCTACTACCTCCCGTTCGGTCGCTGCATCAACAAGCCCGAGAACGGCATCAAGGGACTTTCCCTGCAAGACGAGGAAGAGGCCGAAGAAGAAGGGGCCGAGGTCAAGGATACGGCCAAGGCCGATACCGCGAAGCGCGATACGTTCTATACCAACAATGGCCGCATGATGTTTGGCGGCGGCGGCATTACGCCCGACGTGGACGTGGAACTCTCCCCGATGCCCTGGGTGATGCAGGTTCAGGAACGCATGGCCATGTACTTCAAGTTTGCCGTGAAGGCGCGTCCGGGCCTGGATGCGAGTGGCGTGAAGATTGACGCCAACTGGAACGTGCCCGATTCCCTCTACAAGCAGTTCAAGGAATACTGCATGAAGGACACGAACTTTATGAAGGTCAAGAGCAACGCTCTTGTGGGCGTGGACCAGCTCGAAAAGAGCATTATCCGCGAACAGAACTATATGGGCGACAGCTCCAAGACGGTGTCGGACTCTGTTTTGGCAACGCGCATCTCCGAAATGCGCAAGGCCTTGGAAGCCAATCGCGACGCCCAGTTCGACGAGAACAAGGAGTACATCAAGGACGGCATCAAGCGCGAACTCTTGACCGCCATGGTGAACGATTCTGTGAGCACGGCGTTCTCCCTCAAGCGCGACGAGCAACTGAAGGAAGCCATCAAGTACCTGAGCGACATGAACCTCTACAAGAAGGCGATTAGCGCTCCCGATAAAAAGGCCGCCAAAAAGAACGACAAGGCCAAGAAAAGCGACAAGGCCAAAAAGTAG
- a CDS encoding ABC transporter permease, whose amino-acid sequence MAEALGRFVRRFLRTVVNYLLFVCELFKNVPGAFTNFHTTVGQMQVVGISSIPVVIAASLATGAVMSWQLAYQFGDMIPMMFLGMAVGKSVMVELCPILTAMVLAGRIGASMCSELGTMAVTEQLDAYKVLGLNPYKFLLAPRLIATVIMLPVLTVLSIFIGIVGGYEVAHLYKEVSFSVFFYGVRMFYHDWDLVVGLIKATLYGYFIASYACFFGFTTHSGAEGVGKSTKATVVAGMTSILIGGFTLSKLLLV is encoded by the coding sequence ATGGCAGAAGCTCTCGGACGGTTTGTCCGGAGGTTTTTGCGCACGGTGGTGAACTACCTGTTGTTTGTGTGCGAACTCTTTAAGAATGTGCCGGGCGCCTTTACGAACTTCCACACGACAGTGGGACAAATGCAGGTGGTCGGCATTTCGAGCATCCCCGTGGTGATCGCGGCTTCGCTCGCTACGGGTGCAGTGATGTCGTGGCAGCTGGCCTACCAGTTCGGCGACATGATTCCCATGATGTTCCTCGGCATGGCGGTAGGCAAGTCGGTGATGGTGGAACTTTGCCCGATTTTGACCGCCATGGTGCTTGCCGGGCGTATTGGCGCCTCCATGTGCTCGGAACTCGGTACTATGGCCGTGACCGAACAGCTGGACGCCTACAAGGTCCTGGGGTTGAACCCCTACAAGTTTTTGCTGGCGCCACGCCTTATTGCGACGGTGATCATGCTCCCGGTGCTTACTGTATTGAGTATCTTCATTGGCATTGTGGGCGGCTACGAGGTGGCTCACCTTTACAAGGAAGTCTCGTTCTCGGTGTTCTTTTACGGTGTCCGCATGTTTTACCATGACTGGGACCTGGTGGTGGGCCTTATCAAGGCGACGCTTTACGGCTACTTTATTGCGAGCTATGCCTGCTTCTTTGGCTTTACCACCCACAGTGGCGCCGAGGGCGTGGGCAAGAGCACCAAGGCCACCGTGGTGGCCGGTATGACGAGCATTTTGATTGGCGGATTCACGCTCTCCAAGCTTTTGCTGGTGTAA
- a CDS encoding DUF721 domain-containing protein: MAFETKRKSGVNGTTGGRVMDISVLLERVLDKNNISQDMNFQVLSERFSEVVGETVLPHVKLVKIEGRTLVLKAATSAWKQELFLQKNAIITKCNSVLGKPFVQAIRFV; the protein is encoded by the coding sequence ATGGCTTTTGAAACAAAGAGAAAGTCGGGTGTGAACGGAACGACTGGCGGGCGCGTTATGGACATCAGCGTGCTTTTGGAACGCGTTCTCGACAAGAACAACATCTCCCAAGACATGAACTTCCAGGTGTTGTCGGAACGCTTTTCGGAGGTGGTTGGAGAGACGGTGCTACCCCACGTAAAACTCGTGAAAATCGAGGGCCGCACATTGGTGCTCAAGGCCGCTACTTCGGCTTGGAAACAGGAATTGTTTTTGCAAAAAAATGCTATTATTACCAAGTGCAATAGCGTGCTCGGGAAGCCCTTTGTTCAAGCGATTCGGTTCGTTTAG
- the gyrB gene encoding DNA topoisomerase (ATP-hydrolyzing) subunit B, whose translation MAEESEELKKAEEDYSGSSITVLEGLEAVRVRPAMYIGSTDIRGLHHLVWEVVDNSVDEALAGFCNHIEISILPGNGIRVTDNGRGIPTDIHPKEHVGTIEVVMTKLHAGGKFDSNSYKVSAGLHGVGVSCVNALSNKLIVTVRRNGKVVKQEFSKGVPCGPQVEVGPSDGTTGTSVEFYPDDTIFSETVYVYDTLATRFRELAFLMSGLRLTLTDERDPENIQSDTFCFPGGVSEFVRYVDEHRTPLFQDPIHLVLSDGQYPLEVAMWYNDGYQENFFSFVNNVNTYDGGTHVTGFKTALTRVIGKFAQDMPKGKKEAQITSDDIREGLTAVIAIKVSQPQFEGQTKRKLGNSEIASYVNSAFGAKLEEFFQENPNAIKVILDKVYNAAVAREAAHRARNLARRKNVLESGGLPGKLADCSSRDPKECEMFIVEGDSAGGSAKMGRNREFQAILPLRGKILNVEKASLHRVLDTEEIQNLVNAIGTGIGTEFKIEKLRYDKIIIMTDADVDGSHIQTLLLTFFFRYMRPLIDTGHIFLAMPPLYKLKVGQKETYLFDEDAKDKAMAEIEDKKNVNITRFKGLGEMSPEQLNDTTMSPQSRFLKQCYVEDAVLADQVFSMLMGEDVEPRRKFIETNAYKVLGDLDI comes from the coding sequence ATGGCAGAAGAAAGCGAAGAACTGAAGAAGGCCGAAGAGGATTACAGCGGCAGTAGCATTACCGTGCTCGAAGGCCTTGAAGCGGTCCGTGTTCGCCCCGCAATGTACATCGGTTCTACCGACATACGAGGCCTGCACCACCTGGTGTGGGAAGTCGTGGACAACTCCGTGGACGAAGCCCTTGCCGGGTTCTGCAATCACATTGAAATTTCGATTTTGCCGGGCAACGGCATTCGCGTAACCGACAACGGGCGCGGCATCCCGACGGACATCCACCCCAAGGAACACGTGGGCACCATAGAGGTGGTGATGACCAAGCTCCATGCCGGTGGCAAGTTCGACAGCAACTCTTACAAGGTCTCTGCCGGTTTGCACGGTGTGGGCGTGAGCTGCGTGAACGCACTCTCGAACAAGCTCATTGTGACGGTGCGCCGTAATGGCAAGGTGGTCAAACAGGAATTCTCGAAGGGCGTCCCGTGTGGCCCGCAGGTGGAAGTGGGACCGAGTGATGGCACTACCGGTACGAGCGTCGAGTTCTACCCCGACGACACCATCTTCTCCGAAACCGTTTATGTGTACGATACGCTCGCTACGCGTTTCCGCGAACTCGCCTTCCTTATGAGCGGGCTCCGTTTGACGCTGACCGACGAGCGCGACCCCGAGAACATCCAGTCCGATACGTTCTGTTTCCCGGGCGGGGTCTCGGAATTCGTGCGCTACGTGGATGAACACCGCACGCCGCTTTTCCAGGACCCGATCCACCTAGTGCTCTCCGATGGTCAGTACCCGCTCGAAGTGGCTATGTGGTACAACGACGGCTACCAGGAGAACTTCTTTAGTTTTGTGAACAACGTGAACACCTACGATGGTGGTACGCACGTGACGGGCTTCAAAACTGCCCTTACCCGCGTGATTGGCAAATTCGCCCAGGATATGCCCAAGGGCAAAAAGGAAGCCCAGATCACAAGCGACGACATTCGCGAAGGTCTCACTGCCGTCATCGCCATCAAGGTGAGCCAGCCGCAGTTCGAAGGGCAGACCAAGAGGAAACTCGGCAACTCTGAAATTGCCAGTTATGTGAACAGCGCCTTTGGTGCGAAACTCGAGGAATTCTTCCAAGAGAACCCGAACGCCATCAAGGTGATTTTGGACAAGGTGTACAACGCCGCTGTGGCCCGCGAGGCCGCGCACCGCGCCCGCAATCTCGCCCGCCGCAAAAACGTGTTGGAGAGCGGCGGTCTCCCGGGCAAGCTCGCCGACTGCAGTAGCCGCGACCCCAAGGAATGCGAAATGTTCATTGTGGAAGGTGACTCTGCAGGAGGTTCCGCAAAAATGGGCCGTAATCGCGAGTTCCAGGCCATTCTCCCGCTCCGCGGTAAGATTTTGAATGTCGAGAAGGCGAGCCTCCATCGCGTGCTCGACACCGAAGAAATCCAGAACCTGGTGAACGCCATCGGTACGGGCATCGGTACAGAGTTCAAGATCGAGAAACTCCGTTACGACAAGATCATCATTATGACCGATGCTGATGTCGACGGCTCCCACATCCAGACGCTCCTCCTCACGTTCTTCTTCCGCTATATGCGCCCGCTCATTGATACGGGACACATCTTCCTCGCCATGCCTCCTCTGTACAAGCTCAAGGTCGGGCAGAAGGAAACCTACTTGTTTGACGAAGACGCCAAGGACAAGGCCATGGCGGAAATCGAAGACAAGAAGAATGTGAACATTACTCGATTCAAAGGTTTGGGCGAAATGTCGCCGGAACAGCTGAACGACACAACCATGAGCCCGCAGAGCCGTTTCCTCAAACAGTGCTATGTGGAAGACGCCGTGCTTGCCGACCAGGTTTTCAGCATGCTCATGGGCGAAGATGTGGAACCGCGCCGCAAGTTCATTGAGACGAACGCGTACAAGGTTCTGGGCGACTTGGATATTTAA
- a CDS encoding polyprenyl synthetase family protein: protein MSSTKADFQVVLGQARALVQDQLAMAEKVILQVAEAAPAGISDRLVSLFGRKGKRIRSTLLCLISNCGKLPPDSNRVAQACASVELLHLASLVHDDIIDGTELRRGQITAHKEWGTQVAVLIGDYVLSQSMRCVIDEEVHDVPVIISDAADKLIVGEIMELDHTGEMTLSRATYNEIIDGKTAALIEAAARIGGIMACFDQPLVDDCAKMGAHFGIAFQIIDDLLDYGYGSKNLDKAKFTDLSNGLITLPLLYYFEDCSAEERSEMETLIKSAQEDGVAEKILAKLNEKKSFDKAKAEAQDHLEKALQIAEKFPRNNFTEEIIAMFASMSERGN, encoded by the coding sequence ATGTCTTCGACGAAAGCTGACTTCCAGGTGGTTTTGGGACAAGCCAGGGCGCTTGTCCAGGACCAACTCGCCATGGCCGAGAAGGTCATTTTGCAAGTGGCCGAAGCCGCTCCGGCTGGTATTAGCGATCGTCTGGTTTCCCTGTTTGGTCGCAAGGGAAAGCGCATCCGTTCGACGCTCCTTTGCCTGATTTCAAATTGCGGAAAGCTGCCCCCTGACTCTAACCGAGTGGCGCAGGCGTGCGCCAGCGTAGAACTGCTGCACTTGGCGAGCCTGGTGCACGACGACATTATTGACGGCACGGAACTCCGCCGCGGCCAGATTACCGCCCACAAGGAATGGGGTACCCAGGTGGCCGTGCTTATTGGGGACTACGTGCTTTCGCAATCCATGCGCTGCGTAATTGACGAGGAAGTTCACGACGTGCCGGTCATTATTTCGGATGCGGCGGATAAACTCATTGTGGGCGAAATCATGGAACTGGACCACACGGGCGAAATGACGCTCTCCAGGGCCACGTATAACGAAATTATTGACGGAAAGACGGCCGCCCTTATCGAGGCTGCTGCCCGCATTGGCGGCATCATGGCGTGCTTTGACCAGCCGCTTGTAGATGACTGTGCCAAGATGGGCGCCCATTTTGGCATTGCCTTCCAGATTATTGACGACCTGTTGGATTACGGCTACGGTTCCAAGAACCTTGACAAGGCGAAGTTCACGGACCTCTCCAACGGTCTCATTACGCTCCCGTTGCTGTATTACTTTGAGGACTGCTCTGCCGAGGAACGTTCCGAGATGGAGACCCTCATCAAGTCAGCGCAAGAAGACGGCGTCGCTGAAAAGATCCTTGCCAAGCTGAACGAGAAAAAGTCGTTTGACAAGGCGAAGGCCGAAGCCCAGGACCATCTGGAAAAGGCTTTGCAGATAGCCGAAAAGTTCCCCAGGAACAATTTTACCGAAGAAATCATCGCCATGTTCGCCTCGATGAGCGAACGCGGAAACTGA
- a CDS encoding magnesium transporter CorA family protein has translation MLKYYKIESGRLAVAPNEEAADIVMMGSLSQEQRSVLVKEYEITEHTIASAFDSDELSRIEYDDDFTTIVFKKPKNYSAEDNFQFRVESFGIFIFKDWVLLLTDSDIPVQDEKRFSKIDSLNTFVLKVLSFAINHFNEHLKIINRINDDLEQRLNTSMENKYLLSMFSLNKGLIYYVSALNSNDTLLKKLQMGRSLNWTEAERELLEDLQIENGQSLQQANIYANILTSMMDARASVINNNVNQLMKNLTIVTISISLPTFFASLFGMNVKLPFGMNGDALTGSGMAFWGIIAVCILSVVAFLSIWMRRK, from the coding sequence ATGCTCAAGTATTACAAAATCGAATCCGGTCGTCTCGCAGTGGCTCCGAACGAAGAAGCTGCGGACATCGTCATGATGGGTTCCCTCAGTCAGGAACAGCGCAGCGTCCTGGTCAAGGAATACGAAATCACAGAACACACCATTGCTTCCGCATTCGACTCCGACGAACTTTCCCGTATTGAATACGACGACGACTTCACAACCATCGTGTTCAAAAAGCCCAAGAACTATTCCGCCGAAGACAATTTCCAGTTCCGCGTCGAATCCTTCGGCATCTTCATTTTCAAGGACTGGGTCCTGCTCCTTACCGACAGCGACATCCCCGTCCAAGACGAAAAGCGTTTTTCTAAAATCGACAGCCTGAACACCTTCGTGCTTAAGGTCTTGAGCTTCGCTATCAACCACTTCAACGAGCACTTGAAAATCATCAACCGCATCAACGACGACTTGGAACAGCGGTTGAACACCTCCATGGAGAACAAGTACCTTTTGAGCATGTTCAGCTTGAACAAGGGCTTGATTTACTACGTGAGTGCCCTCAACAGCAACGACACGCTGCTCAAAAAACTGCAGATGGGCCGCAGCCTCAATTGGACGGAGGCCGAACGCGAACTGCTAGAAGACCTCCAAATTGAGAACGGGCAGAGCCTGCAACAGGCCAACATTTACGCCAACATTTTGACATCCATGATGGACGCCCGCGCAAGCGTCATCAACAACAACGTGAACCAGCTCATGAAGAACCTCACCATCGTGACGATTTCCATATCGCTCCCGACGTTCTTCGCGAGTTTGTTCGGCATGAACGTGAAGCTTCCCTTTGGCATGAACGGCGACGCGCTCACCGGCTCGGGCATGGCCTTCTGGGGCATCATCGCGGTGTGTATCTTGTCGGTGGTGGCATTCCTGAGCATCTGGATGCGGAGGAAGTGA
- a CDS encoding protein translocase subunit SecDF, with protein MNKNKFGMREFIILLVIALSAYTVWPSIQVHTKKGEEKQAFLKENPKVANKSINFGLDLAGGTSITLEIDKSGLGPKDDIKDIQEQSLEIVRNRVDQYGLSEPQISPSGDDRIVVELAGVDDSTAKALVGSTAKLEFKILAESDKFTQVVTLIDQYLTRQTTDVTADSTAAADSTVKDSAATKDSAVASAKDTTKQLSDEELLGGKAPATEVAQAADSAKDPSTETKPEEAAPAAEVGMALSAYYLSFGNGGFISEDNVEKVKKLLALEEVQKLIPRDVAFAFGSGLEKMQRDSQIKAKRLYLLRRRAEMGGDDITDARPYRVSDGTNAGEVAVSLKFGGIGPKKFSAVTAANIGKQMAIVLDNQVISAPVIRDRIPNGEAQITGLDDMAEANRLAVVLRAGALKAPMNIIESRSVGATLGEENIVQGFGSGAVGLFISILFLIGYYRLGGFIAGVGVVINALVTAAVMSVFNATLTLPGIAGFILVIGMSTDANVIIYERIREELKNGLTARAAVAKGYERAFSAILDSNLTTVLTGLILYKIGTGSVKGFGLTLTIGILTSLFCAITVTRAIIDWRLFKADRTTLSLGNGFKAINEAKLTIVENSRKFGFFSCILIVASIACIAVKGFDFSIDFTGGQVYTVQYQDSEKHELDLSKALSAAGISGAKVRTLGGTSANSYQISVKSSDNVAQFEASMAQAFEKANQKVEIVAKDSVGPTIGKELRFNAILSVILAWIGIALYVWFRFGKLGLGFGVSAVLGLIHDTIITLGFISAFGLSFDGALIASLLTMIGYSVNDTIVNFDRIRENTNLFGSANFGQTINTALNQCFSRTIITSATTLFVCIILSVMGGSSIRDFGLVQCFGILIGTYSSVCVCSPIVLWWSKKFKKGV; from the coding sequence ATGAACAAAAACAAATTCGGCATGCGAGAATTCATCATTCTCCTCGTCATTGCTCTCTCGGCCTACACTGTATGGCCCTCTATCCAGGTTCACACCAAAAAGGGTGAAGAAAAGCAAGCCTTCCTCAAGGAAAATCCGAAGGTGGCCAACAAGTCCATCAACTTCGGCTTGGACCTTGCCGGTGGTACGAGCATCACCCTCGAAATCGACAAGTCCGGCCTCGGTCCCAAGGACGACATCAAGGACATCCAAGAACAGTCCCTGGAAATCGTCCGTAACCGTGTTGACCAGTACGGCCTTTCTGAACCGCAAATCTCCCCGTCCGGTGACGACCGCATTGTGGTTGAACTGGCCGGCGTAGACGACTCTACCGCCAAGGCCCTCGTGGGTTCCACTGCCAAGCTTGAATTCAAGATCCTTGCGGAATCCGACAAGTTCACCCAGGTCGTGACACTCATTGACCAGTACTTGACCCGCCAGACCACCGACGTCACCGCCGATTCCACGGCAGCCGCCGACTCCACGGTCAAGGACAGCGCCGCCACCAAGGATAGCGCCGTCGCTTCCGCCAAGGACACCACGAAGCAGCTCTCCGACGAAGAACTTCTCGGTGGCAAGGCTCCTGCAACCGAAGTGGCCCAGGCCGCCGACAGCGCCAAGGATCCTTCGACCGAAACCAAGCCCGAGGAAGCCGCACCGGCAGCCGAGGTTGGAATGGCCCTCAGCGCCTACTACCTCTCCTTTGGCAACGGCGGCTTCATCTCCGAAGACAATGTTGAAAAGGTCAAGAAGCTCCTCGCCCTCGAAGAAGTGCAAAAGCTCATCCCGCGCGACGTCGCCTTCGCCTTTGGCAGCGGCCTCGAAAAGATGCAGCGCGACTCCCAAATCAAGGCCAAGCGCCTCTACCTCCTCCGCCGCCGCGCCGAAATGGGCGGTGACGACATCACCGACGCCCGTCCGTACCGCGTTAGCGATGGTACCAACGCCGGCGAAGTGGCCGTGAGCCTCAAGTTCGGTGGCATCGGTCCCAAAAAGTTCTCTGCCGTGACTGCAGCCAACATCGGCAAGCAGATGGCTATCGTGCTCGACAACCAAGTGATTAGTGCCCCGGTCATCCGTGACCGCATCCCGAACGGCGAAGCCCAGATCACCGGCCTGGACGACATGGCCGAGGCCAACCGCCTCGCCGTCGTGCTCCGTGCCGGCGCCCTCAAAGCCCCGATGAACATCATCGAAAGCCGCAGCGTGGGTGCCACCCTCGGTGAAGAAAACATTGTGCAGGGCTTCGGCTCCGGTGCCGTGGGCCTCTTCATCAGCATCCTCTTCCTCATCGGCTACTACCGTCTCGGTGGCTTCATTGCCGGTGTGGGCGTCGTCATCAACGCCCTCGTGACGGCTGCCGTCATGAGCGTGTTCAACGCGACCCTCACCCTCCCCGGTATTGCGGGCTTCATCCTCGTTATCGGTATGTCAACTGACGCCAACGTGATTATTTACGAACGTATCCGCGAAGAACTCAAGAACGGCCTTACCGCCCGCGCGGCAGTCGCCAAGGGTTACGAACGCGCCTTCAGCGCCATCTTGGACTCCAACTTGACGACCGTTCTTACCGGCCTTATCCTTTACAAGATTGGTACCGGCTCCGTGAAGGGTTTCGGTCTTACTCTTACCATCGGTATCCTCACTTCTCTCTTCTGCGCCATCACCGTCACCCGCGCCATCATCGACTGGCGTCTGTTCAAGGCCGACCGCACCACGCTCAGCCTCGGTAACGGTTTCAAAGCCATCAACGAAGCCAAGCTCACGATTGTTGAGAACAGCCGCAAGTTCGGTTTCTTTTCCTGCATTCTCATTGTGGCAAGCATCGCCTGCATCGCCGTCAAGGGATTCGACTTCAGCATCGACTTCACGGGTGGCCAGGTCTACACCGTGCAGTACCAGGATAGCGAAAAGCACGAGCTTGACCTCTCCAAGGCACTCTCGGCTGCCGGCATCAGTGGCGCCAAAGTCCGCACACTCGGCGGTACTTCGGCCAACTCCTACCAGATCAGTGTCAAATCCTCCGACAACGTGGCCCAGTTTGAAGCCTCCATGGCACAGGCCTTCGAAAAGGCAAACCAGAAGGTCGAAATCGTCGCCAAGGACAGCGTGGGTCCGACCATCGGTAAGGAACTCCGCTTCAACGCTATTTTGTCTGTGATTCTCGCCTGGATCGGCATCGCTCTCTACGTGTGGTTCCGATTCGGCAAGCTCGGTCTTGGCTTCGGCGTGTCCGCCGTGCTCGGGCTTATTCACGATACCATCATCACGCTCGGCTTCATTTCCGCCTTCGGTCTTTCGTTCGACGGCGCCTTGATTGCTTCGCTCCTTACAATGATCGGTTACTCTGTGAACGACACCATCGTGAACTTTGACCGCATTCGTGAAAACACCAACCTGTTCGGTTCGGCGAACTTTGGCCAGACCATCAACACCGCCTTGAACCAGTGCTTCAGCCGTACGATCATCACTTCGGCGACGACCCTCTTCGTCTGTATCATCCTCTCTGTCATGGGCGGTTCCTCCATCCGTGACTTCGGCTTGGTGCAGTGCTTCGGCATCCTTATCGGTACTTACTCCTCTGTGTGTGTCTGTTCTCCGATCGTCCTCTGGTGGAGCAAGAAGTTCAAGAAGGGTGTGTAA